One window from the genome of Nitrosospira multiformis encodes:
- a CDS encoding Kazal-type serine protease inhibitor domain protein, protein MKQIRIIGVLSVLAGLWIGVGTVETISTAQAETTKPVKTIKTEYQYAAKVVCSLLLPHQDGTLARGTYRTTINIHNPTNKQITVAAKVALATQFGSEPGPFGVTPFKEAVLQPDGAVGMSCFDVAGYFCPIDGVCVDFAFLEGFLVIKSPVPLDVVGVYTARHTDGDVESIDVETVQPKQVREAVKVGSTETTKPGGGKRVDYPPKGSPAYGDKEPKQMCGGIAGFPCPAGKTCVDDPSDNCDPTRGGADCSGICVK, encoded by the coding sequence ATGAAACAGATTCGCATAATCGGAGTCTTGTCCGTTTTGGCAGGTCTATGGATTGGGGTTGGCACGGTTGAGACTATTTCCACAGCCCAGGCGGAAACAACAAAACCTGTGAAGACAATCAAAACCGAGTATCAATATGCCGCAAAAGTCGTCTGTTCGCTATTGCTGCCACATCAGGACGGCACTTTGGCAAGAGGCACCTATCGCACGACCATCAATATACACAATCCCACCAACAAGCAGATCACTGTTGCCGCCAAGGTGGCGCTTGCCACACAGTTTGGCTCCGAACCAGGCCCCTTCGGCGTTACGCCATTCAAGGAGGCCGTTCTCCAGCCGGATGGGGCGGTTGGCATGAGCTGTTTTGACGTCGCCGGCTACTTTTGTCCGATCGACGGGGTTTGTGTTGATTTCGCGTTCCTGGAGGGGTTTCTGGTTATAAAAAGTCCTGTACCCTTGGATGTTGTCGGTGTATATACCGCCCGCCACACGGATGGAGACGTCGAGTCCATTGACGTCGAAACGGTGCAACCCAAGCAAGTTCGCGAGGCGGTTAAGGTGGGATCAACAGAGACCACTAAACCGGGTGGTGGGAAACGTGTCGATTATCCGCCCAAAGGAAGCCCTGCTTACGGCGATAAGGAACCTAAACAAATGTGCGGCGGAATAGCGGGATTCCCCTGCCCTGCGGGTAAGACTTGTGTGGATGATCCCTCAGACAATTGCGATCCGACCCGAGGTGGCGCCGACTGCAGCGGTATTTGTGTGAAATAA
- a CDS encoding LeuA family protein, which yields MSETRPQLNPYIIDTTLREGVQAPGVRFGEEESAEIAHALVFLGIDMVECGHPIASDAEARRVRATVAACGAVPVLAHARARCEDIDSVKATGARWVGIFAGVNSISRNSRIRFERPIPEVLSTAVGHAKNIGLKVRFTIEDGSRTPWSELVEGYRAALDAGADRLCFADTVGLLCPWEVEDLIGRLSREFAGHDLEVHFHNDRGMAIANALSAVRAGARWISSSVNGIGERCGIPDTLTLLANLDVLKWRRLRNGHALPHVSKLVQAHSRLVVDRWHPITGTNAFTHVAKLHRRAVASDEQAYAWTVPETIGRLNSTAPEILPSAREQLINHPQVVSATGLQPNRRGPGDRYLMLDNSVVPDARQYCIVRRIPEMDDYGERHIDVHRHCVDSVFLFIGNDPDLKGLTVEVRLGADTFVVESPGSVFIPSGLLHSYRMLAGAGLFINHVQAGDYTSSLLDSAIFRNSPGMPIEPVLNAG from the coding sequence ATGAGTGAGACAAGACCTCAACTGAATCCCTACATCATTGATACGACTTTGAGAGAAGGCGTCCAGGCTCCCGGTGTCCGGTTTGGCGAGGAAGAAAGCGCGGAAATCGCACATGCGCTCGTGTTTCTGGGTATCGACATGGTTGAGTGCGGACATCCCATAGCCAGTGATGCGGAGGCTCGCCGGGTGCGCGCAACCGTCGCCGCCTGCGGAGCAGTTCCGGTACTTGCACACGCACGTGCTCGTTGCGAGGACATCGACAGTGTCAAGGCCACTGGCGCCCGGTGGGTCGGTATTTTCGCGGGTGTCAACTCGATATCGAGGAACAGTCGCATCCGTTTTGAACGGCCCATACCCGAAGTGCTCAGCACGGCCGTCGGCCACGCCAAGAACATCGGATTAAAAGTTCGATTCACGATCGAGGATGGAAGCCGCACACCTTGGTCCGAATTGGTGGAAGGATACCGCGCTGCGCTTGACGCGGGAGCGGACCGTTTGTGTTTTGCCGACACGGTTGGTCTCCTCTGTCCCTGGGAAGTGGAAGACCTGATCGGGAGATTGAGCCGCGAATTCGCCGGCCATGACTTGGAGGTACATTTCCACAATGATCGGGGGATGGCCATTGCTAACGCTCTCAGCGCGGTGCGGGCCGGTGCCCGCTGGATTTCCTCTTCGGTCAACGGCATTGGCGAGCGCTGTGGAATCCCGGACACGCTTACTCTATTGGCAAATCTGGATGTTCTAAAATGGCGCCGCCTGCGGAATGGCCATGCACTTCCGCACGTTAGCAAACTGGTCCAGGCTCATTCACGACTCGTGGTTGATCGCTGGCACCCAATCACGGGAACAAACGCGTTTACCCACGTCGCCAAGCTACATCGGCGCGCAGTAGCTAGCGATGAGCAGGCCTATGCCTGGACCGTTCCCGAAACTATCGGACGCCTGAATTCCACGGCTCCTGAAATCCTGCCGTCCGCGCGGGAGCAACTCATTAACCATCCGCAAGTGGTGTCCGCCACGGGATTACAGCCTAATCGGCGAGGACCTGGCGATCGCTACCTGATGCTTGATAACAGTGTTGTACCGGATGCGCGTCAATACTGCATCGTCCGGCGCATACCCGAGATGGACGACTATGGGGAAAGGCACATCGATGTTCACCGGCACTGCGTCGATAGCGTTTTTCTATTCATCGGAAATGATCCGGACTTGAAAGGGTTAACAGTAGAGGTGCGCTTAGGCGCTGATACGTTCGTTGTCGAAAGTCCGGGTAGTGTTTTTATCCCGTCCGGACTCTTGCACAGCTATCGCATGCTGGCTGGCGCTGGCCTATTTATCAACCATGTGCAAGCGGGAGATTACACTTCGAGTCTGCTCGACTCAGC